Proteins encoded in a region of the Sulfurimonas marina genome:
- a CDS encoding DJ-1 family glyoxalase III yields the protein MNKVLVPLAKGFEEIEGITIIDVLRRAGIDVLVASLDANKLVKGANGITVQTDLEVKDITSDEIDMIVLPGGWDGTHALADDVNVQRLLKEMDAKGKNIAAICAAPFALNKAGVLKQNYTCYPSVEEQIRTEGYQGERTMVVEDANVLTSRGPATAICFALEIVKKLKGEEKYEMLKGGLLATYCGE from the coding sequence ATGAATAAAGTATTGGTTCCGCTAGCAAAAGGTTTTGAAGAGATAGAGGGTATTACGATTATAGATGTATTAAGACGTGCAGGAATAGACGTTTTAGTGGCATCTTTAGATGCAAACAAATTGGTAAAAGGTGCAAACGGTATTACTGTGCAAACTGATCTAGAAGTTAAAGATATAACTTCTGATGAGATTGATATGATCGTACTTCCCGGAGGTTGGGACGGTACTCATGCATTAGCCGATGATGTAAATGTACAAAGACTGCTTAAAGAGATGGATGCAAAAGGGAAAAATATAGCTGCTATTTGTGCAGCTCCGTTTGCCCTTAATAAAGCGGGAGTGTTAAAGCAAAACTATACATGTTATCCTTCAGTTGAGGAGCAGATAAGAACTGAGGGATATCAGGGTGAGCGTACAATGGTAGTTGAAGATGCCAATGTCCTTACATCCCGCGGACCTGCTACGGCTATCTGTTTTGCTTTAGAGATCGTAAAGAAGCTCAAAGGTGAGGAAAAATATGAGATGCTTAAAGGCGGGCTTTTAGCGACTTACTGCGGAGAATAA
- a CDS encoding quinone-dependent dihydroorotate dehydrogenase, which produces MLNYNSIKPYLFKFQPENAHHIAEFVLRLPNISQLPFNSFLESHFINDEILNQELFGRTFLNPIGLGAGFDKNATMIRGIQTLGFGFTEIGTVTPKPQPGNPKPRMFRHVEEETIQNAMGFNNDGAYKVVQRLKERYPFSTPIGINIGKNKVTPENEAISDYTHLIKAFNGLGDYFVINISSPNTPGLRDLQNEEFITELFKEAKALTDMPILLKIAPDMTKEDAVALTKLAVEKGADGIIATNTTIDYSLVKNPKDIGGLSGAVLKQKSFEIFEAIAKELYGKTTLISVGGIDSAEEAYRRIKAGASLVQVYSAMIFHGPDLIMNINKGLIELLKADGYNNITEAIGADRK; this is translated from the coding sequence ATGCTAAATTACAATTCTATCAAACCATATCTTTTTAAGTTTCAGCCTGAAAATGCGCACCATATAGCTGAATTTGTACTCAGACTTCCAAACATTTCGCAACTGCCGTTTAACTCATTTTTAGAATCTCATTTTATCAATGACGAGATCTTAAACCAAGAACTTTTTGGAAGAACTTTTTTAAATCCGATAGGTCTCGGGGCTGGTTTTGATAAGAATGCTACAATGATCAGAGGTATTCAAACACTGGGATTCGGCTTTACTGAAATTGGAACCGTAACACCAAAGCCACAACCGGGTAATCCAAAACCTCGTATGTTCCGTCATGTTGAAGAGGAAACTATCCAAAATGCAATGGGATTTAATAATGACGGTGCTTACAAAGTGGTTCAAAGATTAAAAGAGCGTTACCCTTTCTCTACACCTATCGGGATCAATATCGGGAAGAACAAAGTAACTCCTGAAAATGAAGCAATAAGTGACTATACACATCTTATTAAAGCGTTTAATGGTCTTGGAGATTATTTTGTAATTAATATCTCTTCACCTAACACACCGGGTCTTCGTGATCTGCAAAATGAAGAGTTTATCACTGAACTTTTCAAAGAAGCTAAAGCACTGACAGATATGCCGATTTTACTAAAAATTGCTCCAGATATGACAAAAGAGGATGCTGTGGCACTTACAAAACTTGCAGTTGAAAAAGGTGCTGACGGTATCATCGCTACAAATACTACAATCGATTATTCACTGGTAAAAAATCCTAAAGATATCGGTGGACTTAGCGGTGCAGTCTTAAAGCAAAAAAGTTTCGAAATTTTTGAAGCAATAGCAAAAGAGTTATATGGTAAAACTACACTTATCTCAGTTGGTGGGATAGACTCTGCAGAAGAAGCATATAGAAGAATCAAAGCGGGTGCATCTTTAGTACAAGTATACAGTGCTATGATTTTCCACGGTCCGGATCTTATTATGAATATAAATAAAGGACTTATTGAACTGCTAAAAGCTGACGGATATAACAACATTACAGAAGCTATCGGAGCAGATAGAAAATGA
- a CDS encoding class I SAM-dependent methyltransferase, producing MTISELQQHLKAQSATDEFQRLFHGRGGLYEGLKHLTIDNINKDILSVALYFQEDNEAELIEMLKSFVETSGYTTLVVQRRYLQGAPSEVLMGEIPDDLTIMENGMKLKLNLLSNKNNYYFPDMKNGREFVRENAKDKHVLNLFSYTCAFSVAAKFGGAKSVVNVDMSKGALKVGMANHSINNLDPKGVSFLPYNILKSFASLKRKGPYDLIIIDPPSFQRGSFEATKDYEKLIIKLPQLASENCILLSCLNSPDLESEFIINMIKRHAPSFKFVKRLDNLEEFKSADEARSLKNLVFIRE from the coding sequence ATGACTATTTCTGAACTACAACAACATTTAAAAGCACAAAGCGCTACAGATGAATTTCAACGCCTTTTTCATGGTCGAGGCGGACTTTACGAGGGTTTAAAACACCTCACGATAGATAATATTAACAAAGATATTTTAAGTGTAGCACTCTATTTCCAAGAGGATAATGAAGCAGAGCTGATCGAAATGTTAAAAAGTTTTGTAGAGACATCAGGCTATACAACCCTAGTTGTACAGCGCCGTTACCTTCAAGGGGCTCCAAGTGAAGTTTTAATGGGTGAAATTCCGGATGATCTCACGATCATGGAAAACGGTATGAAGTTAAAACTTAATCTTCTCTCGAACAAAAACAACTACTACTTTCCCGATATGAAAAACGGACGTGAGTTTGTAAGAGAGAATGCAAAAGACAAACATGTTTTAAACCTCTTTTCATACACATGTGCCTTTTCAGTAGCTGCTAAATTCGGTGGAGCAAAAAGTGTAGTCAATGTCGATATGAGTAAAGGTGCACTCAAAGTAGGAATGGCAAATCACTCGATCAACAACCTCGATCCAAAAGGGGTAAGTTTTCTCCCTTACAATATTCTAAAATCGTTTGCATCGCTTAAACGCAAAGGGCCGTATGATCTTATCATCATCGATCCACCAAGCTTTCAACGCGGAAGTTTTGAAGCAACCAAAGATTATGAAAAACTGATCATAAAATTACCTCAACTGGCTTCTGAAAACTGTATCTTATTATCTTGTTTAAATTCACCAGATTTAGAGAGTGAATTTATTATCAACATGATTAAAAGACATGCACCGAGCTTTAAATTTGTAAAACGACTTGATAATCTTGAAGAGTTTAAAAGTGCAGATGAAGCAAGAAGTTTAAAAAATCTTGTCTTTATTAGAGAGTAG
- the dapA gene encoding 4-hydroxy-tetrahydrodipicolinate synthase, translating into MDIVTGSSTALITPFKNGKLDEQKYADLIKRQIKNGMDAVCPVGTTGESATLTHDEDIRCIEIAVEVCKGTGTKVLAGAGSNATHEAIETAKYAQKCGVDAIFSVSPYYNKPSQEGLYQHYKAIAEAVPELPFMLYNVPGRTGVDILPETAIRLFDDVNNIYGIKEATGSLERTTALLSQRPDFKVFSGDDAIDYPILANGGAGITSVTSNLMPDLKSELVRLALSGDFAGAKAINDKLYPLNSVMFCEANPIPVKAAMYIAGLLDTLEYRLPLVAPSVENMKKIEEVMKNYDIKGM; encoded by the coding sequence ATGGACATAGTTACTGGTTCTTCAACCGCACTAATTACACCATTTAAAAATGGGAAACTGGATGAGCAAAAATATGCTGATCTAATCAAAAGACAAATCAAAAACGGTATGGATGCAGTTTGTCCGGTAGGTACTACCGGAGAGAGTGCTACTCTTACACATGACGAAGATATTCGTTGTATAGAGATCGCTGTAGAAGTTTGTAAAGGTACTGGTACAAAAGTTCTTGCAGGTGCAGGAAGTAATGCTACTCATGAAGCAATTGAAACTGCAAAATACGCACAAAAATGTGGTGTTGATGCTATCTTTTCAGTAAGTCCTTACTACAACAAACCTTCACAAGAGGGTCTATACCAACACTATAAAGCGATTGCAGAGGCAGTTCCTGAACTTCCTTTTATGTTATATAACGTTCCTGGACGTACTGGTGTTGATATTCTACCTGAAACAGCAATCAGACTTTTTGACGATGTTAACAATATTTACGGAATTAAAGAAGCAACAGGAAGCTTAGAGCGTACAACTGCTCTTCTTTCACAAAGACCTGACTTTAAAGTATTCTCAGGTGATGATGCTATTGATTATCCAATTCTTGCAAACGGTGGGGCTGGTATTACATCTGTAACATCAAACCTAATGCCTGACCTAAAATCAGAGCTTGTAAGACTTGCTCTTAGCGGTGATTTTGCTGGGGCTAAGGCAATAAATGATAAACTATATCCTCTAAATAGTGTTATGTTTTGTGAAGCTAATCCTATTCCGGTAAAAGCAGCTATGTATATTGCTGGGCTTTTAGATACTTTAGAGTACAGACTTCCACTTGTTGCTCCAAGTGTTGAAAATATGAAAAAAATCGAAGAAGTAATGAAAAATTACGATATCAAAGGAATGTAA
- a CDS encoding M16 family metallopeptidase translates to MGDTLPAYKTKTLENGLQIVVVPMENDTNVVSTDIFYKVGSRNEIMGKTGIAHMLEHMNFKSSKNLQAGEFDKEVKSIGGVNNASTSFDYTHYYIKSSSDNMKKSIELYAELMQNLTLKDEEFQPERDVVTEERRWRTDNNPLGYLYFKLFNNAYIYHPYHWTPIGFMNDIRTWTIEDIRDFHKTYYQPQNAILVVTGDIEPKKVFNEAQKAFGEIKNSADIPEVKFVEPEQDGAKRVTIHKESEVEMIAITFHIPDFKSEDQVTLSVISEILYSGKSSRLYKELVNKQRLVNSVYAYNMENTDPGLFIFMATCNPGVKAKTVEKELIKQINLLKEEKVSKKELEKVKINTKSDFIYSLESATSVANLYGSYLVRGDTTPLMNYEEAVNKITPKQVQKIANKYFNFNKSTTVILKK, encoded by the coding sequence ATGGGAGATACACTCCCGGCATATAAAACAAAAACCTTGGAAAACGGGCTGCAGATTGTAGTTGTTCCTATGGAAAACGACACAAATGTAGTAAGTACAGACATTTTTTATAAAGTTGGTAGCCGTAACGAGATTATGGGTAAAACTGGAATTGCTCATATGCTAGAGCATATGAACTTCAAATCAAGTAAGAACCTTCAAGCGGGAGAGTTTGACAAAGAGGTAAAAAGCATCGGTGGGGTGAACAACGCTTCTACAAGCTTTGACTATACACACTACTACATCAAATCAAGTTCAGACAATATGAAAAAATCTATTGAGCTTTATGCTGAACTGATGCAAAACCTTACTTTAAAAGATGAGGAGTTCCAACCTGAGCGTGATGTTGTAACAGAAGAGCGTCGTTGGAGAACAGATAACAATCCTCTGGGATACCTTTACTTCAAGCTCTTTAACAATGCATATATATACCATCCGTACCACTGGACACCTATCGGCTTTATGAATGACATCCGTACATGGACGATCGAAGATATTAGAGATTTTCACAAAACATATTACCAGCCGCAAAATGCCATTTTAGTTGTAACAGGTGATATTGAGCCTAAAAAAGTGTTTAATGAGGCACAAAAAGCTTTCGGAGAGATCAAAAACAGTGCAGATATCCCTGAAGTAAAATTTGTAGAACCTGAACAAGACGGTGCTAAAAGAGTTACTATCCATAAAGAGAGTGAAGTGGAGATGATCGCTATCACTTTCCATATTCCTGATTTTAAAAGTGAAGATCAAGTAACACTTAGTGTAATCTCTGAGATTCTTTACTCGGGAAAAAGCTCACGCCTTTACAAAGAGCTTGTGAATAAACAACGTCTTGTAAACTCTGTATATGCGTACAATATGGAAAACACAGATCCGGGTCTGTTTATCTTTATGGCTACTTGTAACCCTGGTGTAAAAGCAAAAACTGTAGAAAAAGAGCTGATCAAACAGATCAATCTTCTTAAAGAGGAAAAGGTATCTAAAAAAGAGCTTGAAAAAGTGAAGATCAATACAAAATCTGACTTTATCTATTCACTTGAGAGTGCAACAAGCGTTGCAAATCTTTACGGTAGTTACCTTGTTCGCGGAGATACAACACCGCTTATGAACTACGAGGAAGCTGTAAATAAAATAACACCGAAGCAAGTACAAAAAATTGCAAATAAATACTTTAATTTCAACAAATCAACAACGGTTATTCTGAAAAAGTAA
- a CDS encoding putative bifunctional diguanylate cyclase/phosphodiesterase translates to MKTISIKLFFTLIIITAIVYQSIAFYAYYQKSKTGIATLLKENIQTNMINLKHIIEKNIKIDNVNNIVANLDNYVASSEIMKDVHIVNNHNKLLYSSDRENSKFHEDTKCVQISQTLSSDIFSEECYYFTVKLHDRLRPYYYYTYIYTNKDYKDSLLKKQVEKYTILFTFLTFIFLLLLWFSLKAIVITPLKELKHYAYYSENPPLNFFIQEIESIRYSLTMTFKRMKEEQQKLYDLSTKDPLSGLYNRLSLIEKINWLIAQSKRTNQGFTLIFLDLDDFKNINDSYGHEFGDMVLKEISEVIQSSLRSNDIISRFGGDEFVIILPNITDVTNIVEVLSKLQKKLFMPICHQEFTYNTTSSMGVVIYPKDGDDATSLLKNADIAMYKSKALGKNSFSFFTNELNEELKEKLRIKSMIELALKNNGFELHYQPQIDISSGKIIGCEALIRMIDPIEGMVPPNKFIPIAEQNNLIVPLGQWILKEATSQLKKWENTPLSELKLSINVSALELNHKDFLSSVEKSIQDIDHKKLSIELTESVLMNNFKNDLPKIHKLKEMGLTLSLDDFGTGYSSLSYLKNIPFDFLKIDKSFIDDILEDPKDKMFVQIIIDIAQTMNLTVVAEGVELKAQLTMLEQLGCHIYQGYYCSKPLKCEEFEKLFLSHKNYN, encoded by the coding sequence ATGAAAACCATCTCTATAAAACTATTTTTTACCCTTATTATTATTACAGCAATCGTATATCAGTCAATTGCCTTTTACGCATATTATCAAAAATCAAAAACTGGTATTGCCACTTTATTAAAAGAAAATATTCAAACAAATATGATCAATCTCAAACATATCATTGAGAAAAACATTAAAATCGATAATGTTAATAATATCGTTGCCAATTTAGACAACTATGTAGCATCAAGCGAGATTATGAAAGATGTACATATTGTCAACAACCATAACAAACTACTCTACTCTTCAGACAGAGAGAATTCTAAATTTCACGAAGATACAAAATGTGTACAGATATCTCAAACACTTAGTTCCGATATCTTTTCTGAAGAGTGTTACTACTTTACCGTAAAACTACACGATAGACTGCGGCCTTATTACTACTATACTTATATATACACAAATAAAGATTATAAAGATTCTCTTCTAAAAAAACAGGTAGAAAAATATACAATATTATTTACCTTCTTAACGTTTATATTTTTACTCCTTTTATGGTTTAGCCTTAAAGCTATTGTAATCACTCCACTTAAAGAGCTGAAACATTATGCTTACTATAGTGAAAATCCGCCGTTAAATTTTTTCATTCAAGAGATAGAAAGTATACGCTACTCTCTTACAATGACATTTAAAAGGATGAAAGAGGAACAACAAAAACTCTACGATCTCTCTACTAAAGACCCGCTAAGCGGACTATACAACCGCTTAAGTCTGATAGAAAAAATCAACTGGCTTATCGCACAGTCAAAAAGAACGAACCAAGGTTTTACCCTTATCTTTCTTGACTTGGACGACTTTAAAAACATCAATGATTCTTACGGTCATGAGTTTGGAGATATGGTTTTAAAAGAGATCTCTGAAGTGATCCAGTCCTCTTTAAGAAGTAACGATATCATCTCAAGATTCGGTGGTGATGAATTTGTCATTATCTTACCAAACATTACAGATGTAACAAATATTGTAGAAGTCCTTTCAAAACTCCAGAAAAAGCTTTTTATGCCTATTTGCCACCAAGAGTTTACATACAATACAACTTCAAGTATGGGAGTTGTTATCTACCCTAAAGATGGTGATGATGCCACCTCTTTACTGAAAAATGCAGATATAGCGATGTATAAATCAAAAGCTCTAGGAAAAAATAGTTTCAGCTTTTTTACAAATGAGCTTAATGAAGAGCTTAAAGAGAAACTTCGTATAAAAAGTATGATTGAACTTGCTCTAAAAAACAATGGTTTTGAGCTCCATTACCAGCCCCAGATTGATATTAGCTCAGGGAAGATCATAGGATGTGAAGCACTTATTAGAATGATTGATCCTATTGAGGGGATGGTTCCGCCAAATAAATTTATCCCTATTGCTGAACAGAACAACTTAATAGTTCCTCTTGGGCAATGGATTCTAAAAGAAGCTACATCACAACTCAAAAAATGGGAAAACACCCCTTTGTCTGAATTAAAACTCTCGATCAATGTTTCTGCATTGGAACTTAATCATAAAGATTTCCTAAGCAGTGTAGAAAAAAGTATTCAAGATATTGACCATAAAAAACTCTCTATCGAACTTACAGAGTCTGTACTTATGAACAACTTTAAAAACGATCTTCCTAAAATTCACAAACTTAAAGAGATGGGGCTTACACTCTCTCTTGATGATTTTGGTACCGGGTATTCGTCATTATCGTATCTTAAAAACATCCCGTTTGATTTTCTCAAGATCGACAAAAGCTTCATTGATGATATTTTAGAAGATCCAAAAGATAAAATGTTCGTTCAAATCATTATAGATATTGCACAAACCATGAATTTAACGGTAGTTGCAGAGGGTGTTGAACTCAAAGCTCAACTTACTATGTTGGAACAACTCGGATGTCACATCTACCAAGGATACTATTGTTCTAAACCTCTAAAATGTGAAGAATTTGAAAAACTTTTCCTCTCTCACAAAAACTATAATTAA
- the cysS gene encoding cysteine--tRNA ligase — MHLFDSVKKTKLPFEPLVPGKVTLYVCGPTVYDDAHLGHAKSALVFDLLTRVLRANDLDVTYARNITDIDDKIIKKAIEQKQDIKTITDFYTEAFHKEMDLLGVKRPDLEPKATENLQAMFAMIQKLIDSGHAYKTEDGDVYFDTASDGEYLSLSNRVQDEEDKQNRVESSGFKKNPADFALWKSVKDGSVTFESPFGAGRPGWHLECSAMIEEHLAYKDTPYAIDIHGGGADLLFPHHENEAAQTRCSSDHNLAKYWIHNGFVNIEGEKMSKSLGNSFFLKDALKEYDGEVLRFYLLSTHYRSNFNFNTEDLEASKKRLDKLYRLKKRLFGLAESDEQTQFQKDLLEALSDDLNISKALSLIDEMTAHANETLDTAGKHKVLKRETMANLAYIEKVLGFGVKNPFEYFQFGIDAETKEKIDSLIEQRNEAKKEKNFELSDSLRDDILAFGVQLMDTPAGTFWEKV; from the coding sequence TTGCATTTATTTGATTCCGTCAAAAAAACAAAACTTCCGTTTGAACCTTTAGTCCCTGGTAAGGTTACACTTTATGTGTGTGGTCCTACAGTGTATGATGATGCCCATTTAGGTCATGCAAAATCAGCCCTTGTTTTTGATCTCTTAACACGAGTTCTAAGAGCAAACGATCTTGATGTGACGTATGCGAGAAACATTACAGATATAGACGATAAGATCATCAAAAAAGCTATTGAACAAAAACAAGATATTAAAACAATTACAGACTTTTACACTGAAGCGTTTCATAAAGAGATGGACTTGCTCGGTGTAAAACGTCCCGACTTAGAGCCAAAAGCGACTGAGAATCTCCAAGCGATGTTTGCAATGATCCAAAAGCTGATAGATTCCGGACACGCTTATAAAACTGAAGACGGCGATGTATATTTCGATACTGCAAGCGATGGTGAATACCTTTCACTCTCTAACCGCGTTCAAGATGAGGAGGATAAACAAAACCGCGTAGAGTCTTCAGGTTTCAAGAAAAATCCAGCTGATTTTGCACTATGGAAGTCTGTAAAAGACGGTAGTGTGACGTTTGAAAGCCCGTTTGGTGCAGGGCGTCCTGGATGGCACTTAGAGTGTTCGGCAATGATCGAAGAGCATCTAGCGTATAAAGATACTCCATATGCGATCGACATCCACGGCGGCGGGGCAGATCTTCTTTTTCCACACCACGAAAATGAAGCGGCACAAACTCGTTGTTCAAGTGATCACAACTTGGCGAAATACTGGATCCACAACGGCTTTGTAAACATTGAAGGTGAGAAGATGTCTAAATCTTTGGGCAACAGTTTTTTCCTAAAAGATGCCCTTAAAGAGTACGACGGAGAGGTTCTTCGTTTCTATCTTTTAAGCACACACTACCGCTCAAACTTCAACTTTAACACTGAAGATCTCGAAGCAAGTAAAAAAAGACTCGATAAGCTTTATCGTTTGAAAAAACGCCTTTTCGGACTTGCCGAATCAGATGAACAAACTCAGTTTCAAAAAGATTTATTAGAGGCACTTAGCGATGATCTAAACATCTCTAAAGCACTCTCTTTAATAGATGAGATGACAGCTCACGCGAATGAAACACTAGACACTGCAGGAAAACACAAAGTACTTAAACGTGAGACTATGGCAAACCTTGCTTACATCGAAAAAGTACTGGGATTTGGCGTAAAAAATCCGTTTGAGTATTTCCAGTTCGGAATAGATGCAGAGACTAAAGAGAAGATTGACAGCTTGATCGAGCAAAGAAATGAAGCAAAAAAAGAGAAAAACTTTGAACTCTCAGACTCACTACGTGATGATATTTTAGCTTTCGGTGTACAGCTAATGGACACACCAGCAGGAACTTTCTGGGAAAAAGTGTAA
- a CDS encoding DUF4136 domain-containing protein, producing MRWLVGVSLIFLLVGCSTVEVNVDYDQKFDFLSVSNFSIEHKAKEGESSLVNDRIVNAITKQLKLKGYKNAVTPNGLIFHFYYSAKEKTDYRTSYGLASGFGRVGWGGGVILSTTDTYNYTEGTLVIDARNPKTDKIVWRGIGVLELKEQKTPQEKTEYINKIVAKILEKYPSKTLKE from the coding sequence ATGAGATGGTTGGTTGGAGTATCTTTAATATTTTTACTTGTTGGTTGTTCTACGGTTGAAGTGAATGTCGATTATGACCAAAAATTTGACTTTTTAAGTGTTTCTAACTTTAGTATTGAGCATAAGGCAAAAGAGGGTGAAAGCTCTTTGGTAAACGACAGAATAGTTAATGCTATAACAAAACAACTCAAGTTAAAAGGGTATAAAAATGCTGTAACGCCAAATGGACTGATTTTTCATTTTTACTACAGTGCAAAAGAGAAAACCGACTATAGAACAAGCTATGGATTAGCAAGCGGTTTTGGACGAGTAGGATGGGGTGGCGGAGTGATACTCTCAACAACTGATACATATAACTACACTGAAGGAACCTTGGTAATTGATGCACGTAATCCTAAAACAGATAAAATTGTGTGGAGAGGGATAGGGGTTTTAGAACTTAAAGAGCAAAAAACACCGCAAGAAAAGACAGAGTATATCAATAAAATCGTAGCTAAGATTTTAGAAAAATACCCTTCAAAAACATTAAAAGAGTAG
- the murJ gene encoding murein biosynthesis integral membrane protein MurJ — MFKAIFTNSFGILFSRILGFIRDLLTASTLGASIYSDIFFIAFKLPNLFRRIFAEGAFTQVFIPAFASTSKKAVFSANIFLLFISIILILTLLVNLLPALFTKAIAVGFSSETIEIASPYVAINFWYLPLIFAMTFLSGMLQYKNHFATTAFATSLLNISLIVALLLAQEKSSPEIVYYLSYGVVIGGILQLIVHLIAIRQLGLSKILFGGFKHLRLKSKLIKKDTSKFKREFFPAMWGNSTAQVSAFLDTFLASFLLTGSISYLYYANRIFQLPLALFAIATSIALFPSVARYLKNNNELKALANLKKAFWFLAYLLTFSTIGGVILSHEITWLLFEHGAFDANDTKNTSLVLMMYLIGLIPFGLQKLLVLWLYAKQMQLSAAKIATASLLTYIVFALALIQPLGVGGLALASTMGGFVSFTLTVRVFGLKNFFDIIRSKNLIYLLISSTIFVFLLLIFKNFIQAYM; from the coding sequence TTGTTTAAAGCAATTTTCACCAATAGTTTTGGAATATTATTCTCAAGAATTTTAGGGTTTATCAGAGATCTTTTAACTGCTTCAACATTAGGGGCAAGTATATACAGCGATATCTTTTTTATCGCCTTTAAACTCCCCAATCTCTTCCGCCGTATCTTTGCCGAAGGTGCTTTTACACAAGTATTTATCCCCGCATTTGCAAGCACTTCAAAAAAAGCGGTTTTTTCTGCAAATATTTTTCTTCTTTTTATATCAATAATTTTAATACTTACATTATTAGTAAACCTTTTACCTGCACTATTTACCAAAGCGATAGCTGTGGGTTTTTCAAGTGAAACCATTGAGATTGCATCCCCTTATGTAGCGATCAACTTTTGGTATTTGCCACTTATATTTGCCATGACTTTTTTAAGCGGAATGCTTCAGTATAAAAACCACTTTGCAACTACCGCGTTTGCAACATCACTATTAAATATCTCTTTGATTGTTGCACTTCTTTTAGCACAAGAAAAAAGCTCCCCTGAAATCGTTTACTATCTAAGCTATGGGGTTGTAATCGGCGGAATCTTACAGCTGATAGTACATCTTATTGCGATCAGACAACTGGGTCTTTCAAAGATCCTCTTTGGGGGTTTTAAACACCTCCGGTTAAAAAGCAAACTTATTAAAAAAGACACTTCAAAATTTAAACGTGAGTTTTTTCCTGCGATGTGGGGAAATTCAACCGCCCAGGTTTCAGCATTTTTAGATACTTTTTTAGCCTCTTTTTTACTTACGGGAAGTATCTCATATCTTTACTATGCAAACCGTATATTTCAACTCCCTCTAGCTCTTTTTGCCATTGCAACTTCAATAGCACTTTTTCCAAGTGTTGCACGTTACTTAAAGAACAATAATGAACTAAAAGCTCTGGCTAACCTAAAAAAAGCGTTTTGGTTTTTAGCCTATCTTTTAACTTTCAGTACTATTGGAGGAGTGATACTCTCCCATGAGATTACATGGCTCTTGTTTGAACACGGTGCCTTTGATGCAAACGATACAAAAAACACTTCACTTGTACTTATGATGTACCTTATAGGCCTCATCCCTTTCGGTCTTCAAAAACTGCTTGTGCTGTGGCTCTATGCAAAACAGATGCAGCTTAGTGCCGCCAAAATTGCGACAGCTTCACTGCTCACTTATATTGTTTTTGCTTTGGCACTTATACAACCTTTAGGTGTAGGTGGTTTGGCACTCGCTAGTACGATGGGCGGGTTTGTAAGTTTTACACTGACCGTGCGAGTTTTTGGGCTTAAAAACTTTTTCGATATAATTCGCTCAAAAAACCTGATATATCTTCTAATAAGCTCTACTATTTTTGTATTTTTATTATTGATATTTAAAAATTTTATTCAAGCTTATATGTAA